CTTGCCCATGAACTCGGGGCTGATTACGGGCGTCGTCATGTTCGTCGGGAACCACCCCGGCGCAATGGCGTTTACGTTTATGTTGTGTCCTATCCACCTGATTGCGAGGTCTTTCGTCAGCGTCACGACGGCGCCCTTCGACGCCACGTACGACGGCGCGCTCACGATGCTCGTCGTCTGGTAGCCCATAACGGAAGATATGTTGATTATCTTTCCGCTCTTCGCCTTTATCATCTCCTTTGCCGCTTCCCTCGCGCAAAGAAAGGTCCCGGTCACGTTTATGCTCATAACCTTTTCCCAGTCTTCGAGCGTGGTGTCTTCGGGGAGCGCCCCGAGGGCGATGCCGGCGTTGTTGATTAGTATGTCCACCTTCCCGAATTCCGCCACCGTCGCCCCCACGAGCGCCGCGGCGTCCCCCTCGGACGAAACGTCGCATTTAAACGGCAGCGTCCTGACGCCCGTGGCCTCGCTTATCTCCTTCGCCGTCTCGACGCAGCCGTCGTAGTTCCTCGCCGCGAGGACGACGTCGGCCCCCGCCTCCGCGAGCCCGTAGGCCATCTGCTTTCCTATCCCGGTGTATCCCCCCGTCACGATCGCCGTCTTTCCGGTGAGGTCGAATAATTCCTTTACGTTCATTTCATGCCTCCGCCGGCCCGATTATTCACAAGGGGCCGGATGTGTGGTTTTCAAATTTTAGACTTCCTTCTAGAATGAGAAATATAACAGGATTGGCGGCGCTGCATAATCCGCACATGGAAGCTTCATGCAACATTTTGATGCAGGGGAATTTTTAAAGCTTCGCGTTGCACTTCATTTGTGAACTTAACGAATCCAAGCACGAACGCGTGCACAAATCCGATGTCGCGGCAGTAGCCGCGACTCCTCACTTCCGTCATCTTTTAATTTGTCATCCGCCTGTCCGGCGAAGTCCGAGGCGAAGACGGGAGCTTGACTCAGTATCCCGCTTTTCTTCACTCGAAAAAAAAGCGGGCCCGCTTCCGGGAATATCCCGGCCGCGCGGCCCGCTCTGATTTCTGTAGAATAATTCCCGTCTTACTTCTTCGTCCCGGGCTCGGTCATCGACCACGGGTCCAAAAGCTCCTTCAGCTTCTCGGCCGGGAGAACCTTCTTTTCGAGCGCTACTTCTCTCACGGTCTTCCCCGTCTCGTACGCCTCTTTCGCGATCTTCGCGGCGTCGTCGTACCCGATCACGGGCGCGAGGCTGGTGCACATGGCGAGGCTCTTCTCTATCATCTCCTCACAGCGCTTCCTGTCGGCCTTGATGCCGTTTATGCACTTGTCGACGAACACCTGCGACACCTTCCCCAGGAGCTCTATCGACTGCAGCAGGTTGTGCCCCTTCACGGGCATCATGACGTTTAGCTCGAAGTTCCCGAACTGCCCGCCGATGGTTATGGTCAGATCGTTCCCTATGACCTGCGCGGCCACCTGGCACACGGCTTCGGGGATCACGGGGTTCACCTTGCCCGGCATGATCGACGAGCCGGGCTGGACGGGCGGGATGAGTATCTCGCCGATTCCGCAGCGCGGGCCGCTCCCGAGCCACCTTATGTCGTTGGCTATCTTCATGAGCGATACTGCCAATGTTTTAAGCTGCCCGCTCGCAGAGACCATGGCGTCCTTCGAGCCCTGGGCCTCGAAGTGGTTGTCCGCTTCCCGGAGCTTTGCCTTCGTCATAGCCGAAAGTCTCTTCGCGACGAGCCCGGCGAACTTCGGGTGCGTGTTGATGCCGGTGCCGACGGCGGTACCGCCGATCGCGAGCTCGCTCAGCTCCTCGCGCGCGTACTCGACCCTCTTTATCCCGTGGGCGATCATGCTGGCGTAGCCGCTGAATTCCTGGCCGAGCCTTATCGGCGTCGCGTCCTGGAGGTGCGTCCTTCCAATCTTGACTATCTTGTCGAACTGCTTCGCCTTGGCCGAAAGGGCCTTTTCGAGGTTCTTGAGCGCTGGAAGCAGTATCTGGTTTATCGCGATTATGGCCGAAACGTGAAGCGCCGTCGGGTACACGTCGTTACTCGACTGTCCCATGTTCACGTGGTCGTTCGGGTGGACGCCCGACTTGTCGCCCTTTTTCACGCCGAGTATTTCGTTGGCGCGGTTGGCTATGACCTCGTTCGTGTTCATGTTGCTCGACGTGCCCGACCCCGTCTGGAAAACGTCGAGCACGAAGTGATCGTCGAGCTTTCCATCTATCACTTCGTCCGCGGCCTTAACGATAGCGCCGCCTTTCTTCTTGTCGAGGAGACCGAGCTGCACGTTCGACTCCGCGGCCGCCTTCTTGATCATTCCGAGCGCCTTCACTAAAAGGCTGTGCTTGCGTATGCCGCTTATGGGGAAATTTTCGATGGCCCTCGCGGTCTGAGCGCCGTAGTACGCTTCCGAGGGGACTTCCATCTCCCCCATCGAATCGTACTCAATTCTCGTATTCTTACTGCCCATGGTACTCCTCCTTGGTTACCTGATTTCGGGGAAATAATTATGCCATAACGGGGATATTTTTCTATTGGCGGGCAACGTCCGCCGGCGCCCGGCACGCTACGCTTGCAGGAAACCAACGAATTTGCCCGGCAAGGCCGGAAGCTTTATCCGGAGTGGTCTTTTCAATGTTGTCATTCCCGAATGCTTTAACTCGCTGCGGCGCTTGTCGGGGCGAAGCTTGGCGAAGCCTGAAAGCCTGCAGGTGAAGCCGGGTCGGGAACCCACGTATTTAGTGTGTTCTTGTATCCGGTGGAGTCCGTCTGAATCCGGCCGATTTTTCCGCAAGTCGAGCCCGCTCACACGCTGAAAAAGAGCCTTATCTTCACGTCGTCCTTTCTTGACGAAGTCTCAATCTTGTCCGGATACACGCCGGTAAGAAAGCCCTTTATGCCGTGTACGAAGGCGTCCTCTTCCAGTAGGTGCCGCTTGTGCACGCCTACCCCCGGCAGCGCCAGCAGCGTCCCCTTGTAGTCTATCGTTATTTCGAGAAACACCTCGTCGTAGCTCGCCTCGAGCTTTACCGGCCCCGATATAAGCCCGGCCTCGTTCAGGTGATTCACTATCTCCTCGACGGTGGCCTTGGCGTGCTGGATGACCTCGTCGTCGAGCCGCCACTTCTTCTCGTTCGCCTTCAGGAACTCGACGAGGGAGTCGAGCGTCGGGGCCAGGTCACCCCCCACGAACATCTCCGTCTTCCTGATCCCGAGCCTGAATATAAGGACGAGGATTATGGACGAGATAAGGGCGATCGATAGCGTGGTGTCCGTCATGAGCCTGAGCCATTCGGGGAACCTGTCGAAGAATCCGTGATAAACCTTCCTGCCGATCCCCAGCAGCAGGGAGACGCCGATGACGTACGTCATCCGGGAGTCGAGGTTCCGGGACGTCATTATCTCTATGCCGCCCGCTATCATGAACGCACCGCTCACCACCAGCGACGCCCCGACGACGGGCAGCGGGAGCATCAGGAAGAGAGCCGATATCTTTGGGAAAAAGGCGAGGACTATCAGTATAATTCCGGTCGGGAATGCCATGTACCTGCTGGTGGAGCCGGCGGCCTGCGAAAGGCCCACGATCCCCGGCGTCGCGTTCATCCCCGGCGCGCCCATGATCCCGCCCAGCATGCACCCGAGCCCGTCCGCCAGCATCCCTTTTCTTATGGGCCCGTAGTCGGGCTTCTTCCAGTCGGCGTCGTTAATCTTCTCGGCTGTCGTCACGACGCCTATGGTCCTGAGAGACGCCGCTATGGCCGCCATCAGGAACGCCGGCACGAGCGAGAGCTCGAAATCATAGGATATGAAAGACGTATCCGGCAGGGCGAACACGGCCGAATTTTTGAAGAGCTCGATGCTGCTGTCGGGGACTATTCCCAGGAAAAGCGCTACGACGAACGCTGCCGAAATTCCGATGAGCGAGCATAGGAGCCTCAAAATCCCCTTGAACCATATACTGAACCCCATGATTATCCAGAGGGTTATCATCCCGACGATAAGATGCTGCATGTACTCGGGCCGGCCGTAGCCTC
This sequence is a window from Thermodesulfobacteriota bacterium. Protein-coding genes within it:
- a CDS encoding glucose 1-dehydrogenase, encoding MNVKELFDLTGKTAIVTGGYTGIGKQMAYGLAEAGADVVLAARNYDGCVETAKEISEATGVRTLPFKCDVSSEGDAAALVGATVAEFGKVDILINNAGIALGALPEDTTLEDWEKVMSINVTGTFLCAREAAKEMIKAKSGKIINISSVMGYQTTSIVSAPSYVASKGAVVTLTKDLAIRWIGHNINVNAIAPGWFPTNMTTPVISPEFMGKGDELLASIPAGRFGGPDDLKGVTVLLSSRASDYITGEIIVVDGGTLSRY
- a CDS encoding class II fumarate hydratase, giving the protein MGSKNTRIEYDSMGEMEVPSEAYYGAQTARAIENFPISGIRKHSLLVKALGMIKKAAAESNVQLGLLDKKKGGAIVKAADEVIDGKLDDHFVLDVFQTGSGTSSNMNTNEVIANRANEILGVKKGDKSGVHPNDHVNMGQSSNDVYPTALHVSAIIAINQILLPALKNLEKALSAKAKQFDKIVKIGRTHLQDATPIRLGQEFSGYASMIAHGIKRVEYAREELSELAIGGTAVGTGINTHPKFAGLVAKRLSAMTKAKLREADNHFEAQGSKDAMVSASGQLKTLAVSLMKIANDIRWLGSGPRCGIGEILIPPVQPGSSIMPGKVNPVIPEAVCQVAAQVIGNDLTITIGGQFGNFELNVMMPVKGHNLLQSIELLGKVSQVFVDKCINGIKADRKRCEEMIEKSLAMCTSLAPVIGYDDAAKIAKEAYETGKTVREVALEKKVLPAEKLKELLDPWSMTEPGTKK
- a CDS encoding solute carrier family 23 protein, whose translation is MATKPADLIYGVDDMPPIGRLIPLGFQFVIYISVTLVYIVLISEYGNVPPEVTANSISMAMIAIGIATILQSLWKGPVGSGYFASPVYSAVYLAPCVLAVKAGGLPAVAAMTIFAGAVEIVMSIFIKRLKPVFPPAVAGFIVLVIGIELGLVALDNMLYIRGYGRPEYMQHLIVGMITLWIIMGFSIWFKGILRLLCSLIGISAAFVVALFLGIVPDSSIELFKNSAVFALPDTSFISYDFELSLVPAFLMAAIAASLRTIGVVTTAEKINDADWKKPDYGPIRKGMLADGLGCMLGGIMGAPGMNATPGIVGLSQAAGSTSRYMAFPTGIILIVLAFFPKISALFLMLPLPVVGASLVVSGAFMIAGGIEIMTSRNLDSRMTYVIGVSLLLGIGRKVYHGFFDRFPEWLRLMTDTTLSIALISSIILVLIFRLGIRKTEMFVGGDLAPTLDSLVEFLKANEKKWRLDDEVIQHAKATVEEIVNHLNEAGLISGPVKLEASYDEVFLEITIDYKGTLLALPGVGVHKRHLLEEDAFVHGIKGFLTGVYPDKIETSSRKDDVKIRLFFSV